The following coding sequences are from one Streptomyces sp. NBC_01232 window:
- a CDS encoding MFS transporter, which translates to MTSAPHAPSASSPTAGPSGGPAPKPALGRPFWRLWTSTFAASWGDGLRLAALPLTAALFTRDPMLLSLVTFAGQLPWVLAGTFAGAFVDRHDQQRVMFWSDAVRAVIASLFTLALFTGHGSIALLLAFALVMGVVETLRDSATLAIVPRLVPAPVLDKANSLLQGVAMLCVELAGPPLAALLLTSGIAFPYAIDAVTFVVSALFLATLAGAAPALPPRTGQPTTLLADAAEGIRWLWRHRLLRSVCALVGAFNFGLSAVVSVGVLYAYEVLGVGSVGYGLLMAVIAVGGVAGVALSPLLTRLLGRERTVLLFCGLTPVAFVVAGSVSRPLAAAAVLSTVGMALAVLTITTTSMRQTLVPAGLLGRVGSSYRLVAVGMSPLGALAGGAMASYAGLRAPFYLAAGVLAAAWALSLPVMLRSTKGTP; encoded by the coding sequence ATGACCTCCGCGCCGCACGCCCCGTCCGCGTCCTCCCCGACCGCCGGGCCCTCCGGCGGGCCGGCGCCGAAACCGGCCCTCGGCCGCCCCTTCTGGCGGCTGTGGACCAGTACTTTCGCCGCCTCCTGGGGCGACGGGCTGCGGCTCGCCGCGCTGCCGTTGACCGCCGCGCTGTTCACCCGCGACCCGATGCTGCTCTCCCTGGTGACCTTCGCCGGACAGCTGCCCTGGGTGCTCGCGGGGACCTTCGCCGGAGCCTTCGTCGACCGGCACGACCAGCAGCGCGTCATGTTCTGGTCGGACGCCGTCCGGGCCGTGATCGCCTCCCTGTTCACGCTCGCCCTGTTCACCGGCCACGGAAGCATCGCCCTGCTGCTGGCCTTCGCCCTGGTCATGGGCGTGGTGGAGACGCTGCGGGACAGCGCCACCCTCGCCATCGTCCCCCGCCTGGTGCCGGCCCCCGTCCTGGACAAGGCCAACAGCCTGCTCCAGGGCGTGGCGATGCTGTGCGTGGAACTGGCCGGTCCGCCGCTCGCCGCCCTGCTGCTGACCTCGGGGATTGCCTTCCCGTACGCCATCGACGCCGTCACCTTCGTGGTCTCCGCCCTGTTCCTCGCCACCCTGGCGGGAGCCGCTCCGGCCCTGCCGCCGCGCACCGGGCAGCCGACCACCCTCCTCGCGGACGCCGCTGAAGGCATCCGCTGGCTGTGGCGGCACCGGCTGCTGCGCTCGGTGTGCGCCCTGGTCGGCGCCTTCAACTTCGGCCTCAGTGCCGTGGTCTCGGTCGGGGTGCTCTACGCCTACGAGGTGCTCGGAGTCGGCAGTGTCGGCTACGGCCTGCTGATGGCCGTGATCGCCGTCGGCGGGGTGGCCGGCGTCGCGCTCTCCCCGCTGCTCACCCGCCTGCTGGGCCGCGAGCGGACCGTCCTGCTGTTCTGCGGGCTGACGCCCGTCGCCTTCGTCGTCGCCGGCTCCGTCTCCCGGCCGCTGGCGGCCGCCGCAGTGCTCAGCACCGTCGGCATGGCCCTGGCCGTGCTCACCATCACCACCACCTCCATGCGCCAGACCCTGGTCCCGGCCGGGCTGCTCGGCCGGGTCGGCAGCTCCTACCGGCTCGTCGCGGTGGGCATGTCCCCCCTCGGCGCCCTCGCCGGCGGGGCCATGGCCTCGTACGCCGGACTGCGCGCTCCCTTCTACCTGGCCGCCGGGGTGCTCGCCGCCGCCTGGGCGCTCAGTCTCCCCGTGATGCTCCGTTCCACGAAAGGAACCCCGTGA
- a CDS encoding sulfotransferase family protein, whose product MTTSEAVASGPAVIAMWSPPRCRSTAFERMMIERGDLTVLHEPFNILASKGSFEIEGRVHRSETELLDAIVELAATGGRPVYFKDTTDFRYPGLLADPRLTTVLRHTFIIREPAEAIASHFARNPELTADEVGFGHCAEIFDLVRAATGAVPPVVEAADLVADPAGIAATYSSLTGLPDLPGALSWQAGERSEWQVFEDWHRDAAASTGIHDRTGEYADTVGNNTHLAALHRAQLPFYEHLRAHRITARQQGAAA is encoded by the coding sequence GTGACCACCTCCGAGGCCGTGGCCTCCGGCCCTGCCGTGATCGCCATGTGGAGTCCGCCGCGCTGCCGCTCGACCGCGTTCGAGCGGATGATGATCGAGCGCGGTGACCTGACCGTCCTCCACGAGCCCTTCAACATCCTCGCCAGCAAGGGGAGTTTCGAGATCGAGGGGCGCGTCCACCGGAGCGAGACGGAGCTGCTCGACGCGATCGTGGAGCTGGCGGCCACCGGTGGCCGCCCCGTCTACTTCAAGGACACCACCGACTTCCGCTACCCCGGACTGCTCGCCGACCCCCGGCTGACCACCGTCCTGCGGCACACCTTCATCATCCGCGAGCCCGCCGAGGCCATCGCCTCCCACTTCGCCCGCAACCCCGAACTGACCGCCGACGAGGTGGGCTTCGGCCACTGCGCCGAGATCTTCGACCTGGTCCGCGCGGCCACCGGCGCCGTACCGCCCGTGGTCGAGGCGGCCGACCTGGTCGCCGACCCAGCGGGCATCGCCGCCACGTACAGCTCGCTGACCGGACTGCCCGACCTGCCCGGCGCACTCAGCTGGCAGGCCGGCGAGCGCAGCGAATGGCAGGTCTTCGAGGACTGGCACCGCGACGCCGCCGCCAGCACCGGCATCCACGACCGGACCGGCGAGTACGCCGACACCGTCGGGAACAACACCCACCTGGCCGCGCTCCACCGGGCCCAGCTCCCCTTCTACGAGCACCTGCGCGCGCACCGGATCACCGCCCGGCAGCAAGGGGCGGCCGCATGA
- a CDS encoding thioesterase II family protein, translating to MSISSPPLSGPATAPGRPAPALTTSAPVAAAAAAAVAGSRWLRIRRSPGPARRRLLCLPPAGGTAQAYGHWAEQLPDGTEVVAVELPGHGSRMGEPALHRMADVIDGIETALAALPELPLVIFGHSMGAVVGWELARSLRHRYGRRGNDGGDSGDGGVAIGAGSGGQPVRGIIVAASAHPAADRPDRWAAGADTPDEELLALLDHSRSLPPALREHPEFLRLYLPVLRADLEVLARHRARRERPMPCALRVYTGGDDPLVGPDEAWPWGPGEVDGDRLLRVFPGGHFFLHENPGPVLAALARDLELITPGA from the coding sequence ATGAGCATCAGTTCCCCGCCGCTGAGCGGCCCGGCCACCGCGCCGGGCCGCCCCGCCCCCGCCCTCACCACCTCTGCCCCCGTCGCGGCCGCTGCCGCTGCCGCTGTCGCCGGCTCGCGCTGGCTGCGCATCCGGCGGTCCCCCGGCCCCGCCCGCCGTCGGCTGCTCTGCCTGCCGCCGGCCGGCGGCACCGCCCAGGCGTACGGGCACTGGGCCGAGCAGCTGCCCGACGGCACCGAGGTGGTCGCCGTCGAGCTGCCCGGCCACGGCTCCCGGATGGGCGAGCCCGCCCTGCACCGGATGGCCGATGTGATCGACGGCATCGAGACCGCCCTGGCGGCGCTCCCCGAGCTGCCGCTGGTGATCTTCGGGCACAGCATGGGAGCGGTCGTCGGCTGGGAACTGGCCCGCTCGCTGCGCCACCGGTACGGGCGGCGGGGGAACGACGGCGGCGACAGCGGCGACGGCGGCGTCGCCATCGGCGCGGGGAGCGGCGGACAGCCGGTGCGGGGCATCATCGTCGCCGCCTCGGCCCACCCCGCCGCGGACCGGCCCGACCGCTGGGCCGCCGGGGCCGACACCCCGGACGAGGAGCTGCTCGCCCTGCTCGACCACTCCCGCAGCCTGCCGCCCGCACTGCGCGAACACCCGGAGTTCCTGCGGCTGTACCTGCCGGTGCTCCGCGCCGACCTGGAGGTGCTCGCGCGCCACCGGGCCCGCCGGGAGCGCCCGATGCCCTGCGCCCTGCGCGTCTACACGGGCGGCGACGACCCCTTGGTCGGCCCGGACGAAGCCTGGCCGTGGGGGCCCGGAGAAGTCGACGGCGACCGTCTCCTGCGGGTCTTCCCCGGCGGTCACTTCTTCCTCCACGAGAACCCCGGACCCGTACTCGCCGCGCTCGCACGCGACCTCGAACTGATCACACCCGGCGCCTGA
- a CDS encoding M20/M25/M40 family metallo-hydrolase yields the protein MPDSDPNSPPSRPASPPISRLFARALTRGRPARSARPAGLLLLGLFLLLTAASVWTLQPPDPEPASAPAREFSARRALVDAEAIGRQPRPVGSPASAAARAHLTSRLTALGAQVEARPQPVARDEQDGTALVAEVTNIHASFPGTAGPDAGHLVLMAHYDSVPAGPGAADNAANVAAVLEVVRALRADGRAARNTVDVLFTDGEEPGLLGAHAFLADGGLDPANTVILNLEARGVSGPSIMFESGPRNSGALSALSRADRPIATSLADEVYTFLPNDTDFSEFKKKGFGGLNFAFVDGSARYHTPGDSLENLSAASVQHQGDNVLAAARALAGKDLTAVHEGTDSTYFTVLGLLVRYPNALVLPLALLAAAGYAGVLVHSGRRGLARRGVVRAALTFPLALAGAAAVAFGGWELLCLVRPGYADLSMGDSYRPGWFRAAFLTLTAAVAVGWYVLTRRRTGASEAALGVWGWLTVLGLVTAVLAPGASYLFVWPPLVGCAALFLAARRRTGGEGEYVRTLAVSLSALVALPLLLPVIVLVFPTLGLSLAVAPLILMALLVTVSLPLLGLLPRRTAPVAGWLALAAGVALVLTGLRVDTFDAEHPRHTSLAYAWDADRGTGHWLSSDNAPPRWTGALAGSERADVRARFPTFPTTLAGDLVTEAHIAKAAAASGPAGPGVSVTSEQAGPDGVRTVRLHIEPAADTSYISLFADTSAHEVRGAEVAGTTVRGGTNRPLSAGPWKWGFALWKVPAEGFDITLKVSGAGEVPLRVTAYTRGLPQGAGALPQDLTWSTWGANLTDVTAVGLTVRG from the coding sequence ATGCCTGATTCCGATCCGAATTCGCCACCCTCCCGGCCTGCTTCCCCGCCGATCTCCCGCCTCTTCGCGCGCGCGCTCACGCGAGGGCGGCCGGCCCGGTCGGCGCGGCCCGCCGGGCTGCTGCTCCTCGGGCTGTTCCTCCTGCTGACGGCCGCTTCCGTGTGGACGCTCCAGCCGCCGGACCCCGAGCCCGCCTCCGCGCCGGCGCGCGAGTTCTCGGCACGCCGGGCCCTGGTGGACGCCGAGGCCATCGGCCGGCAGCCGCGCCCGGTCGGCAGCCCGGCCTCGGCCGCCGCCCGCGCCCACCTCACGTCCCGGCTGACCGCGCTCGGCGCGCAGGTCGAGGCCCGGCCGCAGCCCGTGGCCCGCGACGAACAGGACGGCACCGCGCTCGTCGCCGAGGTCACCAACATTCACGCCTCGTTCCCCGGCACGGCCGGCCCGGACGCCGGGCACCTGGTGCTGATGGCGCACTACGACTCGGTCCCGGCCGGTCCCGGCGCCGCCGACAACGCGGCCAACGTGGCGGCGGTCCTGGAGGTCGTACGGGCCCTGCGGGCCGACGGCAGGGCGGCGCGCAACACGGTCGACGTGCTGTTCACGGACGGCGAGGAGCCCGGACTGCTCGGCGCGCACGCCTTCCTCGCGGACGGCGGTCTCGACCCGGCGAACACGGTGATACTCAACCTGGAGGCGCGCGGGGTCTCCGGCCCCTCCATCATGTTCGAGTCCGGCCCCCGCAACAGCGGCGCCCTGTCGGCCCTGAGCCGCGCGGACCGGCCGATCGCCACCTCGCTGGCCGACGAGGTCTACACGTTCCTGCCGAACGACACCGACTTCAGCGAGTTCAAGAAGAAGGGCTTCGGCGGCCTCAACTTCGCCTTCGTGGACGGCTCGGCCCGCTACCACACCCCCGGCGACTCCCTCGAGAACCTGTCCGCCGCCAGCGTCCAGCACCAGGGCGACAACGTCCTGGCCGCCGCCCGCGCCCTCGCCGGGAAGGACCTCACCGCGGTCCACGAGGGCACCGACAGCACCTACTTCACCGTCCTGGGCCTGCTGGTGCGCTACCCGAACGCGCTGGTGCTGCCGCTCGCTCTGCTGGCCGCCGCCGGATATGCGGGCGTCCTCGTGCACTCCGGCCGGCGCGGCCTCGCCCGCCGCGGCGTGGTCCGGGCCGCGCTGACCTTCCCGCTCGCCCTGGCCGGGGCCGCCGCCGTCGCCTTCGGCGGCTGGGAGCTGCTCTGCCTGGTCCGCCCCGGGTACGCCGACCTGTCCATGGGCGACAGCTACCGGCCCGGCTGGTTCCGGGCCGCCTTCCTGACCCTGACCGCAGCCGTGGCCGTCGGCTGGTACGTGCTGACGCGGCGCCGGACCGGGGCCTCCGAGGCCGCGCTGGGCGTGTGGGGCTGGCTGACCGTACTGGGCCTGGTCACCGCCGTGCTCGCACCCGGCGCTTCCTACCTGTTCGTGTGGCCGCCGCTGGTGGGCTGCGCGGCGCTGTTCCTCGCCGCACGCCGCCGTACCGGCGGGGAAGGGGAGTACGTCCGCACCCTCGCCGTGTCCCTGTCCGCGCTCGTCGCGCTGCCGCTGCTGCTGCCGGTGATCGTGCTGGTCTTCCCGACCCTCGGCCTGTCCCTGGCCGTCGCCCCGCTGATCCTGATGGCGCTGCTCGTCACCGTCTCGCTGCCCCTGCTCGGCCTGCTGCCGCGTCGCACCGCCCCGGTGGCGGGCTGGCTGGCCCTGGCCGCCGGGGTCGCGCTGGTCCTGACGGGCCTGCGGGTGGACACCTTCGACGCGGAGCACCCGCGGCACACCAGCCTCGCGTACGCCTGGGACGCCGACCGGGGCACCGGCCACTGGCTGAGCTCCGACAACGCGCCGCCGCGGTGGACCGGCGCCCTGGCCGGCTCCGAGCGGGCCGACGTGCGGGCCCGGTTCCCCACCTTCCCGACGACGCTCGCGGGCGACCTGGTCACCGAGGCGCACATCGCCAAGGCCGCCGCCGCGAGCGGCCCGGCCGGCCCGGGCGTTTCGGTGACGTCGGAGCAGGCGGGCCCGGACGGGGTCCGTACCGTGCGCCTGCACATCGAGCCCGCCGCCGACACCTCCTACATCAGCCTCTTCGCCGACACCTCGGCGCACGAGGTGCGGGGCGCGGAGGTCGCCGGCACCACGGTGCGGGGCGGCACCAACCGGCCGCTCTCGGCGGGCCCGTGGAAGTGGGGCTTCGCCCTGTGGAAGGTCCCGGCCGAGGGCTTCGACATCACCCTGAAGGTCTCGGGCGCCGGTGAGGTCCCACTGCGCGTCACCGCGTACACCCGTGGCCTGCCGCAGGGGGCCGGCGCCCTGCCGCAGGACCTGACCTGGAGCACGTGGGGCGCGAACCTCACCGATGTCACGGCGGTCGGCCTGACCGTACGCGGCTGA
- a CDS encoding helix-turn-helix transcriptional regulator, producing MTAHWQQLLDEMLTPGAPTRGLELMGEAWSGKTRRLDELTRRATGTGWQVGRSRPDRLQHSAPFGLFLDALDDLVTEAGPRLRERLTEDEQQRLAVLFPSMSHLAPGDRPDRDLYRECRAVRSLVGHLADDCGLLIVLDDLHRADADSLDLLGYLLERPLTAPVMIAVAHRPRQLGYRTRAVLAEAAARGLTRRVELGGCEDAELAALVPDGLDDGARRSLLRRSGGNPGLLLALAEMEPASPSGLPSVPAQPSARAAAAALDDFQLLGPAGRAMVGAAAVLGDTFGLRIAVEVSQLDEAEARTGLDEALAEDLVRPVGDGPDFRFRDPVVRAVAYHSAGRGWRSGAHARAAAALRIHQGPAELRAQQLLHTVEVADDDDVQALVDAAEDTVFHDPGAALRWARHALRPVVTADPLLRARAQSVQGRALLHEAEFEESAAAFQRLLAPGAGLPVALRAEVVSSYAQVQRMLGRHEAARELLREEIARSDAAGADAGAAAGAVAGAALCGSACAAHCDRAAAADPGSVSRCGRLRLAMTALVLEAGGQWGSADRAALTVLADAAGHPAHPTALVALAATEAQFGRSSDAAEHTVRAAELIDSLADEDLAAHLEAVQWLVGAELFLGRTREAEAHAERATALARRFGQRHLLAGLLAGLGHTRLRLGLLPEALACADEAEEASLASGSSRPPAHVTVLREELDLLHGIVRPATPVPEAPQPMLPELSGREREISVLVSRGHTNQRIAHFLELSPKTVETYLARIFKKLGVCSRAEVAAMVGRAAPQPQPHPQPHPQAQTQPQPHETVPSGRPVR from the coding sequence GTGACGGCCCACTGGCAACAACTGCTCGATGAGATGCTCACCCCGGGTGCACCCACCCGAGGGCTCGAGCTGATGGGGGAGGCCTGGAGCGGCAAGACCCGTCGCCTGGACGAACTCACCCGCCGTGCGACCGGCACCGGATGGCAGGTGGGCCGGAGCCGGCCGGACCGGCTCCAGCACTCGGCCCCCTTCGGGCTGTTCCTGGACGCGCTGGACGACCTGGTCACCGAGGCCGGACCGAGGCTGCGGGAGCGGCTCACCGAGGACGAACAGCAGCGGCTCGCCGTGCTCTTCCCCTCCATGAGCCACCTCGCGCCCGGTGACCGGCCGGACCGTGACCTGTACCGCGAATGCCGTGCGGTGCGCAGCCTGGTGGGCCACCTGGCCGACGACTGCGGCCTGTTGATCGTCCTGGACGATCTGCACCGCGCCGACGCCGACTCGCTGGACCTGCTCGGCTATCTGCTGGAGCGTCCGCTCACGGCGCCCGTGATGATCGCGGTGGCCCACCGTCCGCGCCAGCTCGGGTACCGCACCCGTGCCGTGCTCGCCGAGGCCGCCGCCCGCGGTCTGACCCGCCGGGTCGAGCTCGGTGGCTGCGAGGACGCCGAGCTGGCCGCGCTCGTGCCGGACGGCCTCGACGACGGCGCCCGGCGCTCCCTGCTGCGGCGCAGCGGCGGGAACCCGGGGCTGCTGCTGGCCCTCGCCGAGATGGAGCCCGCGAGCCCCTCCGGCCTGCCGTCCGTGCCCGCCCAGCCGTCCGCCCGGGCCGCCGCCGCGGCCCTCGACGACTTCCAGCTGCTCGGCCCCGCGGGCCGGGCGATGGTCGGGGCGGCCGCCGTGCTCGGCGACACCTTCGGCCTGCGCATAGCCGTCGAGGTCTCCCAGCTCGACGAGGCCGAGGCCCGCACCGGCCTGGACGAGGCCCTCGCCGAGGACCTGGTCCGCCCGGTCGGCGACGGCCCCGACTTCCGCTTCCGCGACCCCGTCGTACGGGCCGTGGCGTACCACTCGGCGGGCCGCGGCTGGCGCTCCGGCGCCCACGCCCGGGCCGCCGCCGCCCTGCGCATCCACCAGGGCCCGGCCGAACTCCGTGCGCAGCAGCTGCTGCACACGGTCGAGGTCGCGGACGACGACGACGTCCAGGCACTCGTGGACGCCGCCGAGGACACCGTTTTCCACGACCCGGGCGCCGCCCTGCGCTGGGCCCGGCACGCCCTGCGGCCGGTGGTCACAGCCGACCCGCTCCTCAGGGCGCGCGCCCAGAGCGTGCAGGGCCGGGCGCTGCTGCACGAGGCCGAGTTCGAGGAGTCCGCCGCCGCCTTCCAGCGGCTGCTGGCCCCCGGGGCCGGGCTGCCCGTGGCACTGCGGGCCGAGGTGGTCTCCTCGTACGCCCAGGTGCAGCGGATGCTGGGCCGCCACGAGGCCGCCCGCGAGCTGCTGCGCGAAGAGATCGCGCGGAGCGATGCGGCCGGAGCGGATGCCGGCGCCGCGGCAGGTGCGGTTGCGGGGGCCGCGCTCTGCGGCAGTGCCTGCGCCGCCCACTGCGACCGGGCCGCCGCCGCGGATCCCGGGTCCGTCTCCCGCTGCGGCCGGCTCCGGCTGGCCATGACCGCCCTGGTCCTGGAGGCCGGCGGGCAGTGGGGCAGCGCCGACCGGGCCGCGCTCACCGTGCTGGCCGACGCGGCGGGACACCCCGCGCACCCCACGGCCCTGGTCGCGCTCGCCGCCACCGAGGCCCAGTTCGGCCGCAGTTCGGACGCGGCCGAGCACACCGTACGGGCCGCCGAACTGATCGACTCGCTCGCCGACGAGGACCTCGCGGCCCATCTGGAAGCCGTGCAGTGGCTGGTCGGGGCCGAGCTCTTCCTCGGCCGGACCCGGGAGGCCGAGGCCCACGCCGAACGGGCCACCGCCCTCGCCCGCCGCTTCGGCCAGCGCCACCTGCTGGCCGGGCTGCTCGCCGGACTCGGCCACACCCGGCTCCGCCTGGGCCTGCTGCCCGAGGCGCTGGCCTGTGCCGACGAGGCCGAGGAGGCCTCCCTGGCCAGCGGCAGCAGCCGGCCGCCGGCGCACGTCACTGTGCTGCGGGAGGAGCTGGACCTGCTGCACGGCATCGTCCGCCCGGCCACGCCCGTACCGGAGGCGCCGCAGCCGATGCTGCCCGAACTCAGCGGCCGGGAGCGGGAGATATCCGTCCTGGTCAGCCGGGGGCACACCAACCAGCGGATCGCCCACTTCCTGGAACTGAGCCCGAAGACCGTGGAGACGTACCTCGCCCGGATCTTCAAGAAGCTCGGGGTCTGCTCGCGGGCCGAGGTCGCCGCGATGGTCGGGCGCGCCGCCCCGCAGCCGCAGCCGCACCCGCAGCCGCACCCGCAGGCACAGACGCAGCCGCAGCCGCACGAGACCGTGCCGAGCGGACGGCCGGTGCGATGA
- a CDS encoding VOC family protein, which produces MTSRFEQLVVDCANPRKVAEFWCTVLGYTVHEDRDGNLVEIGPAEIAPLEELRRAAVPAQLVFQRAHSTKTRKNRLHLDICPIDSDQASEVERIVALGARRIDIGTPKESSWTVLADPEGNEFCVLRSLAPGHFEE; this is translated from the coding sequence ATGACCAGCCGTTTCGAGCAGCTCGTCGTCGACTGCGCCAACCCGCGCAAGGTCGCCGAGTTCTGGTGCACCGTCCTCGGCTACACCGTCCACGAGGACCGGGACGGGAACCTCGTGGAGATCGGCCCGGCCGAGATCGCCCCGCTGGAGGAGCTGCGACGGGCCGCCGTGCCCGCCCAGCTGGTCTTCCAGCGCGCCCACAGCACGAAGACCCGTAAGAACCGGCTCCACCTGGACATCTGCCCCATCGACTCGGACCAGGCGTCCGAGGTGGAGCGGATCGTCGCGCTGGGCGCCCGCCGCATCGACATCGGCACGCCCAAGGAATCGAGCTGGACCGTGCTCGCCGACCCGGAGGGCAACGAGTTCTGCGTGCTGCGCAGCCTCGCCCCCGGCCACTTCGAGGAGTAG
- a CDS encoding MbtH family protein has product MINASVESYQVVVNDEEQYSVWPVGQEIPEGWQAPGKTGPKDECLAWIDENWTDMRPLSLRRAMDGAGTASQG; this is encoded by the coding sequence ATGATCAACGCATCCGTGGAGTCCTACCAGGTCGTCGTCAACGACGAGGAGCAGTATTCGGTCTGGCCCGTCGGCCAGGAAATTCCCGAGGGCTGGCAGGCGCCGGGAAAGACCGGCCCGAAGGACGAATGCCTCGCGTGGATCGACGAGAACTGGACCGACATGCGGCCGCTCAGCCTCCGCCGCGCCATGGACGGCGCCGGGACGGCCTCCCAGGGCTGA